From Deltaproteobacteria bacterium, a single genomic window includes:
- a CDS encoding ABC transporter substrate-binding protein, which yields MFAMADLIKINAGFATVGQGAGPMMVTWKAGLFQKHGLDVPRPPVMGGARGVVRGLLSGEIQFGNLAAPAPLRANLKGEADVVFLTGGINQQFLVGRPGISSRHELAGKKIGTVADGGIGDALVKFVIAKLAAAGISGLQEVAIAHGAEAEMDALLSGKVDVVVGTPPECIDAVRHGCKYLLDFAEYGLNYALGGIAGRRDYIEKNPEITRKFVKAYVEGMHRYRTDREFTVDVQADYSGIADRTIAEETYDLTQPGMPRAPYPVVASLQTLLDFMANELPEAKGADARKFVDDRYVRELEDSGFIESLG from the coding sequence ATGTTCGCTATGGCAGATTTGATCAAGATCAACGCCGGCTTCGCCACCGTCGGCCAAGGCGCCGGACCAATGATGGTGACCTGGAAAGCCGGACTATTTCAAAAACATGGACTCGATGTCCCGCGCCCGCCGGTGATGGGCGGCGCCCGCGGCGTTGTGCGCGGATTGCTGTCCGGCGAAATTCAATTTGGCAATTTAGCCGCTCCCGCTCCGCTCAGAGCGAATCTCAAAGGCGAAGCGGACGTGGTATTTTTAACCGGCGGCATCAATCAACAGTTTCTCGTCGGCCGGCCGGGAATCAGCAGTCGCCATGAATTAGCAGGCAAGAAAATCGGCACCGTGGCCGACGGCGGCATTGGCGACGCCTTGGTGAAGTTTGTCATCGCCAAACTGGCCGCCGCTGGAATCAGCGGGCTGCAAGAAGTGGCCATCGCCCATGGCGCCGAAGCGGAAATGGACGCGCTACTTAGCGGCAAAGTCGACGTCGTCGTCGGCACGCCGCCGGAATGCATTGACGCGGTGCGCCATGGCTGCAAATATTTGCTCGACTTCGCCGAGTACGGACTCAATTATGCGCTCGGCGGGATCGCCGGCCGGCGCGATTATATCGAAAAGAATCCCGAGATCACCCGCAAGTTCGTCAAGGCCTACGTCGAAGGCATGCACCGCTACCGCACCGACCGCGAATTCACCGTCGATGTCCAGGCCGATTATAGCGGCATCGCCGACCGCACCATCGCCGAAGAAACCTACGACCTCACCCAACCCGGCATGCCGCGGGCGCCCTATCCCGTTGTCGCCTCGCTCCAAACTCTGCTCGACTTCATGGCCAACGAATTACCCGAAGCCAAAGGCGCCGACGCGCGAAAATTCGTCGACGACCGCTATGTCCGGGAACTGGAAGATAGCGGCTTCATCGAATCATTGGGGTAA
- a CDS encoding extracellular solute-binding protein produces the protein MRSAGSPAGAIISKRIPRSPASSSRPTSKACTATAPTANSPSMSRPIIAASPTAPSPKKPTTSPNPACRGRPIPLSPRSKLCSTSWPTNYPKPKAPTRENSSTTAMSGNWKIAASSNHWGKCNMIKFGFVFLCWLAIVKPTVAATNDALLDAAKREAEVVYYASMNLGEANAIIGEFEKRYPFIKVKLNRTGSEKLLTRILTEFRAKKTFADVIQTVEFSMHILNRSGVLARYLPQSNASYPSQFKEEGFWTTVYYNAYVTAYNNKLAAKASLPKNYDDLLDVKWKGKLLMEGTKADWFAGMLQILGQERGMNFMRALAKQQPSPREGHELLAQLVAAGEGVFDINIPVSSVERMKERGAPIDWTALGPVPAIMVGAGLATGAPHANAAKLFLEFVLSREGQKLMQTPGRHIARSDVAMEQAAMLKELKIVPVNPALAEKLDEYAKQQRAIFGG, from the coding sequence ATGCGCTCGGCGGGATCGCCGGCCGGCGCGATTATATCGAAAAGAATCCCGAGATCACCCGCAAGTTCGTCAAGGCCTACGTCGAAGGCATGCACCGCTACCGCACCGACCGCGAATTCACCGTCGATGTCCAGGCCGATTATAGCGGCATCGCCGACCGCACCATCGCCGAAGAAACCTACGACCTCACCCAACCCGGCATGCCGCGGGCGCCCTATCCCGTTGTCGCCTCGCTCCAAACTCTGCTCGACTTCATGGCCAACGAATTACCCGAAGCCAAAGGCGCCGACGCGCGAAAATTCGTCGACGACCGCTATGTCCGGGAACTGGAAGATAGCGGCTTCATCGAATCATTGGGGTAAGTGCAACATGATCAAGTTTGGCTTCGTCTTCCTTTGCTGGTTGGCCATAGTTAAGCCAACGGTCGCGGCTACAAATGATGCTTTGCTCGACGCCGCCAAGCGCGAAGCTGAAGTGGTTTACTATGCGTCGATGAATCTCGGCGAAGCCAACGCGATCATCGGCGAGTTTGAGAAGCGTTACCCTTTTATCAAGGTCAAATTGAATCGCACCGGCAGCGAAAAGTTGCTAACCCGCATACTCACCGAGTTTCGCGCCAAGAAAACTTTCGCCGACGTGATTCAAACCGTCGAGTTCAGCATGCATATCTTGAATCGCAGCGGCGTCCTGGCACGCTACCTGCCGCAATCCAACGCTTCTTATCCCAGCCAATTTAAAGAAGAGGGATTTTGGACCACGGTTTATTACAACGCCTACGTTACCGCCTATAACAACAAGCTGGCGGCGAAAGCGAGTTTACCGAAAAACTATGACGATCTGCTCGACGTGAAATGGAAAGGCAAGCTCCTGATGGAGGGAACCAAAGCCGATTGGTTCGCCGGCATGCTGCAAATTCTCGGTCAGGAGCGCGGCATGAATTTTATGCGCGCCCTGGCCAAGCAGCAGCCCAGCCCACGCGAAGGCCACGAGTTGCTGGCGCAATTGGTCGCCGCCGGCGAGGGCGTTTTCGATATCAATATTCCAGTGTCGTCGGTGGAACGGATGAAAGAGCGCGGCGCGCCCATCGACTGGACCGCCCTCGGCCCAGTGCCGGCGATCATGGTCGGCGCCGGCTTGGCCACCGGCGCACCCCATGCCAACGCGGCGAAATTGTTTTTGGAGTTCGTACTCTCGCGTGAAGGGCAGAAGCTGATGCAGACGCCGGGGCGCCATATCGCGCGCAGCGACGTTGCCATGGAGCAAGCCGCCATGTTGAAAGAGTTAAAAATCGTCCCGGTCAACCCTGCGTTGGCGGAAAAACTCGACGAGTACGCTAAACAACAACGAGCGATTTTCGGCGGCTAA
- a CDS encoding amidohydrolase produces MIIDSDGHFFETEEIFDNHMEPALRNYRPRLLGDEQGHNFWVVDGQTSYKRPTIKGAGAPGTAAPPGKALQSARRASPGSQTLNNIKERLADLDRERIDLQFIYPSFLLHANAWPDGILGNGICRAYNTWLNDACNQAPDRLKAVGVVSLLDPEGAAKEITRLSDMGVKAVMINGTAGARRLDHPDHDVFFAECDRVKMPIAVHFSLQFPYVDTLFEHHFPNRVLAGIFPIMAGLTSVLCSGLLDRYKNLKFAFLEGGIGWVPAHVERMDDHFDNPRYGAKDLLSHPPSDYLKTGRLFFGCEGNEATLPKIIGEVGEDQFMFSSDFPHADRTEGTATLLKDRSDIAAPVRQKLLEDNARHFYGL; encoded by the coding sequence ATGATTATCGACAGCGACGGACATTTTTTTGAGACCGAAGAGATTTTCGACAATCACATGGAGCCGGCCCTGCGCAATTACCGGCCGCGGCTGCTCGGCGACGAACAGGGACATAACTTTTGGGTCGTCGACGGTCAGACCTCTTACAAACGGCCGACCATCAAAGGCGCCGGCGCGCCGGGAACCGCCGCCCCTCCGGGCAAAGCGTTGCAATCGGCGCGGCGCGCTTCGCCCGGCAGCCAAACGCTGAACAACATCAAAGAGCGCTTAGCCGACCTCGACCGCGAGCGGATCGACTTGCAGTTCATCTACCCAAGCTTTCTCTTGCATGCCAATGCCTGGCCCGACGGGATTTTGGGCAATGGCATTTGCCGCGCCTACAACACCTGGCTCAACGACGCTTGCAACCAAGCGCCCGACCGCTTGAAAGCCGTGGGCGTTGTGTCGCTGCTCGATCCTGAAGGCGCCGCCAAGGAAATCACTCGCCTGAGCGACATGGGCGTCAAAGCGGTGATGATCAACGGCACCGCCGGCGCGCGCCGACTCGATCATCCTGACCACGATGTTTTCTTCGCCGAATGCGACCGGGTCAAAATGCCGATCGCCGTGCACTTCAGCTTGCAGTTTCCTTACGTCGACACGTTGTTCGAGCATCATTTTCCCAACCGCGTGTTGGCCGGCATTTTTCCGATCATGGCCGGCCTCACCAGCGTGCTCTGCTCCGGCCTGCTCGACCGCTATAAGAATCTGAAATTCGCCTTTCTCGAAGGCGGCATCGGCTGGGTGCCGGCCCATGTCGAACGCATGGACGATCACTTTGACAATCCGCGCTACGGCGCCAAGGATCTGCTCAGCCATCCGCCCAGCGATTATTTGAAAACTGGCCGGCTGTTTTTCGGCTGCGAAGGCAACGAAGCGACGCTGCCCAAAATCATCGGCGAAGTCGGCGAAGATCAGTTCATGTTCTCCTCCGACTTTCCTCACGCCGATCGCACCGAAGGCACCGCCACGCTACTCAAGGATCGCAGTGATATCGCTGCGCCCGTGCGCCAGAAACTATTGGAAGACAACGCCCGTCATTTTTACGGTCTATAA
- a CDS encoding galactose oxidase yields the protein MRSLRVLALGLLLLSFTQLSVGAALPGKWQIRAPLQTARTEVAAAEIGGKIFLIGGYEKNGDLVEEYDPAKDSWRRRASLPKPLHHIGAAAVNDKIYVIGGYISGVGPVDTVYEYDPAADRWTGKKALPTARGALAVGIIDGKIYAVGGVSTNGKNTNANEAYDPVKDSWEKREPLPTPRDHHAIGVVNGKLYAIAGRINGNHDRSVSGNEEYDPVKNLWSTRAPIPSVRSGVAAVSFNEKIFVFGGEYSRKTQNQVESYDPEKNHWQRWSPMPTARHGLGAAVIGNSIYLISGGPKPGASFSSVNAMFTP from the coding sequence ATGCGAAGCCTTCGCGTACTCGCACTCGGTCTACTGCTACTTAGTTTCACTCAACTAAGCGTGGGTGCCGCCTTGCCCGGCAAATGGCAGATTCGCGCGCCGCTGCAAACCGCGCGCACCGAGGTCGCCGCCGCCGAGATTGGCGGCAAAATTTTTCTCATCGGCGGCTACGAAAAAAATGGCGATCTGGTGGAAGAATATGATCCCGCTAAAGATAGCTGGCGGCGGCGCGCCTCTTTGCCCAAACCGCTGCACCATATCGGCGCCGCCGCGGTTAACGACAAGATTTACGTCATCGGCGGCTACATCTCCGGCGTCGGACCGGTCGATACGGTCTACGAATACGATCCGGCCGCCGATCGATGGACCGGCAAAAAAGCGCTGCCAACGGCGCGCGGCGCATTAGCCGTCGGGATCATCGACGGCAAGATCTACGCTGTCGGCGGCGTCTCGACCAACGGCAAGAACACCAACGCCAACGAAGCTTACGATCCGGTAAAAGATAGCTGGGAAAAACGCGAGCCGCTACCGACGCCGCGCGATCATCACGCCATCGGCGTCGTCAACGGCAAACTCTACGCCATCGCCGGCCGCATCAACGGCAACCACGACCGCAGCGTCAGCGGCAATGAGGAATACGATCCGGTAAAAAACCTCTGGAGCACGCGCGCGCCGATCCCCAGCGTGCGCAGCGGCGTTGCCGCCGTGTCATTTAACGAAAAAATTTTCGTCTTCGGCGGCGAATATAGCCGCAAAACTCAAAACCAAGTCGAGTCCTACGACCCAGAAAAAAATCACTGGCAGCGTTGGTCGCCCATGCCCACCGCCCGCCACGGCCTCGGTGCGGCAGTCATCGGCAACTCGATCTACCTGATCTCTGGCGGCCCCAAACCGGGCGCGTCGTTTTCGTCGGTGAATGCAATGTTCACGCCGTGA
- a CDS encoding alpha/beta fold hydrolase: protein MSAGRNGKPYSGGDYHAPWWLPGGDLQTIYPRMMAGQYPISYRRERWETPDGDFIDLDIVDANHDSAKLLVLFHGLEGSSQSHYARSLLAFASRRGWRCVVVNFRGCSGAMNRLPRAYHSGDSAEIDWILRRLKARDPRSEIYAIGVSLGGNMLLKWLGETGSEAGAIVERAVAVSAPVDLAAAASVLDFGHRRLIYTRRFLRSLKRKMLAKISQHGLNIDPAEILTCLTFRQIDDLYTAPIHGFKDADDYWTRSSSKPWLKHIQIPTLMINARNDPFLPASALPRDGEVSDSVTLDFPDFGGHVGFVSGNFPGRLDWLPKKILHFFIA from the coding sequence ATGAGTGCTGGACGCAACGGCAAACCGTACAGCGGTGGAGATTATCACGCGCCGTGGTGGTTGCCGGGCGGCGACTTGCAAACTATCTACCCGCGCATGATGGCGGGGCAATATCCGATTAGCTATCGGCGCGAGCGCTGGGAGACGCCCGACGGCGATTTCATCGATTTGGATATTGTCGATGCCAATCATGACAGCGCGAAGTTGCTGGTGTTGTTTCACGGTCTTGAAGGTTCGTCGCAAAGCCACTACGCGCGCAGCTTACTGGCGTTTGCGAGCCGCCGAGGTTGGCGTTGCGTCGTGGTCAACTTTCGCGGCTGCAGCGGTGCAATGAATCGCTTGCCGCGCGCCTATCATTCCGGCGATTCCGCCGAGATCGATTGGATCCTGCGCCGGCTGAAAGCGCGCGATCCGCGCAGTGAAATTTACGCCATCGGCGTATCGCTCGGCGGCAATATGCTTTTGAAATGGCTCGGCGAAACAGGCAGCGAGGCTGGCGCGATCGTCGAACGCGCCGTGGCGGTATCGGCGCCGGTGGATTTGGCCGCGGCGGCGAGCGTGTTGGACTTCGGCCATCGCCGATTGATTTATACCCGCCGGTTTCTGCGCTCGTTGAAACGAAAAATGCTGGCTAAAATTTCTCAGCACGGTTTGAACATCGATCCCGCCGAGATTTTGACCTGTTTGACGTTTCGTCAAATCGACGATCTCTACACCGCGCCGATTCACGGTTTCAAAGATGCCGACGACTACTGGACAAGATCGAGCAGCAAGCCGTGGCTCAAGCACATTCAAATTCCAACTCTTATGATCAACGCGCGCAACGATCCGTTCTTGCCGGCATCCGCGCTGCCTCGTGATGGAGAAGTATCCGATTCAGTGACTTTGGATTTCCCTGATTTTGGCGGGCATGTGGGATTTGTCTCAGGAAATTTTCCCGGTAGGCTCGATTGGTTGCCAAAGAAAATTTTGCATTTCTTTATCGCTTGA
- a CDS encoding antibiotic biosynthesis monooxygenase: protein MSAGQVTVVVCVKAKPETKTQAYEALQKLLAPTRLEKGCINYDMHVAKDDDSVFLFHENWISESDMNNHLAAPHIQRIFELAPALLAEPIELTLWRKVD from the coding sequence ATGTCAGCTGGGCAAGTTACCGTGGTGGTGTGCGTCAAGGCCAAGCCGGAAACCAAAACGCAGGCCTATGAAGCGTTGCAAAAGTTACTGGCGCCGACACGACTGGAAAAAGGCTGTATCAATTACGACATGCACGTCGCCAAAGACGATGATTCGGTATTCCTGTTTCACGAGAATTGGATTAGCGAGAGTGACATGAACAATCACTTGGCGGCGCCGCATATCCAGCGCATTTTCGAACTGGCACCGGCGTTGTTGGCGGAGCCGATCGAACTGACGCTTTGGCGCAAAGTCGATTGA
- a CDS encoding thiamine pyrophosphate-binding protein, with the protein MTADSITGAEAAVEMLRLHGVEIIFGLCGDTSLPFYDALARLPHGMRHILARDERSAAYMADGYARVSGKVGVCEGPSGGGVTYIIPGLAEANESSVPLLCINSDISVAARGRYTLTELDIDALMRPVTKWNTVLDRAENLPQAFREAFKQITSGRPGAAHIALPFDVQNGSVASAEIYCDPKFGSCPAQRIAPEVNSVEAAARILTHARNPVFICGGGVVISQAESELVQLAERLSAPVATTISGKGSIDEQHALAVGVVGSNGGTLETRAIIDQANLIFFIGCRAGSVTSERWRHPAKGATQVIHLDVDAAVPGKNYPADAALIGDAKLGLKMLNEALAATHRPLEAKNVEVAKEQKFARFQALAESNDTPIKPERVVAELSRALNDDAIIVADAGTPCPYFSAYYQVRGGGRKFISNRAHGALGYSMAAAMGAHFAKPNVKVVSVMGDGSFGFTCGELETAVRYHLPVMFIVIANATYGWIKAGQRSGYGQRYFSVDFTVTDHAAVAAAFGVKSWRVTEPNELAKVLKEALAHDGPTLVDIVCQPLQDAKAPVSEWIA; encoded by the coding sequence ATGACAGCCGATTCGATCACTGGCGCCGAAGCCGCCGTAGAAATGCTCAGACTGCACGGCGTCGAAATTATATTCGGCCTTTGCGGCGACACCAGCTTGCCGTTCTACGACGCTCTGGCGCGGTTGCCACACGGCATGCGCCATATTCTAGCCCGCGACGAGCGCTCGGCAGCCTACATGGCCGACGGCTACGCGCGGGTGTCTGGCAAAGTCGGCGTCTGCGAAGGACCGAGCGGCGGCGGCGTGACTTACATCATTCCCGGTCTCGCCGAAGCCAACGAATCTTCCGTGCCGCTCTTGTGCATCAACAGCGATATTTCCGTCGCCGCGCGCGGCCGTTACACGTTAACCGAGCTAGACATCGACGCGCTCATGCGGCCGGTGACCAAGTGGAACACCGTGCTCGATCGCGCCGAAAATCTGCCCCAAGCGTTTCGCGAAGCGTTCAAGCAAATCACTTCCGGGCGGCCCGGCGCGGCGCATATTGCACTACCGTTCGATGTCCAGAATGGTTCAGTAGCAAGCGCGGAAATTTATTGCGATCCAAAATTCGGTAGCTGTCCGGCGCAACGGATCGCCCCCGAAGTGAATTCAGTCGAAGCCGCCGCGCGCATACTTACTCATGCGCGCAATCCGGTGTTTATCTGCGGCGGCGGAGTCGTGATCTCACAAGCCGAGAGTGAACTCGTCCAACTCGCCGAACGGCTGTCGGCGCCGGTGGCGACCACCATCAGCGGCAAAGGCTCGATTGACGAACAGCATGCGCTCGCGGTCGGCGTGGTCGGCTCCAACGGCGGCACCCTTGAGACCCGCGCGATCATTGACCAAGCCAATCTAATTTTTTTCATCGGCTGCCGCGCCGGCTCGGTGACCAGCGAACGTTGGCGCCATCCCGCGAAGGGAGCGACCCAAGTGATTCATCTCGATGTCGATGCGGCAGTTCCCGGCAAGAATTATCCAGCAGACGCAGCGCTGATCGGCGATGCCAAACTCGGGCTAAAAATGTTGAATGAAGCGCTAGCCGCGACGCACCGACCGCTTGAAGCAAAAAATGTCGAAGTGGCAAAAGAACAAAAGTTCGCTAGATTCCAAGCGCTAGCCGAATCCAATGACACGCCGATCAAACCCGAACGCGTGGTCGCCGAACTCTCCCGCGCGCTGAATGACGATGCCATCATCGTCGCTGACGCGGGAACGCCTTGCCCATATTTCTCTGCGTACTATCAGGTGCGCGGCGGCGGCCGGAAATTTATTTCCAACCGCGCCCACGGCGCCCTCGGCTACTCGATGGCGGCGGCGATGGGTGCCCATTTCGCAAAGCCGAATGTCAAAGTCGTCTCGGTCATGGGCGACGGCAGCTTCGGCTTCACCTGCGGCGAGCTCGAAACCGCCGTGCGTTATCACCTGCCGGTGATGTTTATCGTCATCGCCAATGCCACCTACGGCTGGATCAAAGCCGGACAGCGCTCGGGTTACGGCCAACGTTATTTTTCCGTCGACTTCACCGTCACCGATCACGCCGCCGTCGCCGCCGCCTTCGGCGTCAAAAGCTGGCGCGTCACCGAACCGAACGAATTAGCGAAGGTGTTGAAAGAAGCGTTAGCGCACGACGGACCGACTCTAGTCGACATCGTCTGCCAGCCGTTGCAAGACGCGAAGGCGCCGGTCTCCGAATGGATCGCGTGA
- a CDS encoding heme-binding protein, with the protein MSMITREQANRIIEAIFARGRELACRPMSVIVVEPGCKVKAFQKEDDSAMMRFEMAYGKAYAALALGRSSSLVRMRTEERPLFMQYLIRASDDQIFAEGGGMLIRDQAGDVIGAVGVTGDTQERDEELAAHGIRAAGLLTDEDCANLGTKVRLKN; encoded by the coding sequence ATGAGCATGATCACGCGGGAACAAGCCAATCGCATCATCGAAGCGATCTTCGCGCGCGGCCGTGAGTTGGCTTGCCGGCCAATGAGTGTGATCGTCGTCGAGCCGGGCTGCAAGGTGAAAGCGTTTCAAAAAGAAGACGACTCAGCGATGATGCGCTTCGAGATGGCCTACGGTAAAGCTTACGCGGCGCTCGCTCTCGGCCGCTCGTCATCGCTCGTGCGTATGCGCACCGAAGAGCGGCCGTTGTTCATGCAGTATTTAATTCGCGCCTCGGACGATCAGATTTTTGCCGAAGGCGGCGGCATGTTGATCCGCGATCAAGCGGGCGACGTCATCGGCGCCGTCGGCGTCACCGGCGACACCCAAGAGCGCGACGAAGAACTCGCCGCCCACGGCATCCGCGCCGCGGGATTGTTGACTGATGAGGATTGCGCCAATCTTGGCACGAAAGTGCGGCTGAAAAACTGA